A window from Vigna angularis cultivar LongXiaoDou No.4 chromosome 7, ASM1680809v1, whole genome shotgun sequence encodes these proteins:
- the LOC108337146 gene encoding zinc transporter 6, chloroplastic yields MASSACVTDLARTTACRDGAAAAHLKVVSIFVIFVTSVVGMSSPVLLAGIFRGKPLYDKAIVVIKCFAAGVILSTSLVHVLPDAYAALADCQVASRHPWKDFPFAGLVTLVGALLALLVDLAASSHVEHAQYAPVVAQEKELELGGGCHGSGGDGERGEELVKLKQRLVSQVLEIGIIFHSVIIGVTMGMSQNVCTIRPLVAALAFHQIFEGMGLGGCVAQAGFSFGTTAYMCLMFAVTTPMGIMLGITLFSLTGYDDSNPNALILEGLLGSVSSGILIYMALVDLIAVDFFHNKLMNSTTWLKKISFVALTLGSAAMSILALWA; encoded by the exons ATGGCGTCGTCGGCGTGTGTCACGGACTTGGCTCGAACGACGGCGTGCAGGGACGGTGCGGCGGCGGCGCATCTCAAAGTGGTGTCAATTTTCGTTATCTTCGTGACGAGCGTGGTGGGGATGTCGTCGCCGGTACTCCTAGCCGGGATCTTCCGCGGGAAGCCGCTCTACGACAAGGCCATAGTCGTGATCAAGTGTTTCGCGGCGGGGGTGATTCTCTCGACCTCGCTGGTCCACGTGCTCCCAGACGCGTACGCCGCACTCGCCGACTGCCAGGTGGCGTCGCGCCACCCGTGGAAGGACTTCCCTTTTGCGGGGCTCGTGACGCTTGTGGGCGCTCTTCTGGCGCTCCTGGTGGACCTCGCGGCGAGCTCGCACGTGGAGCACGCGCAGTACGCGCCGGTGGTGGCGCAGGAGAAGGAGTTGGAGCTCGGCGGAGGCTGCCATGGGTCCGGCGGCGATGGTGAAAGAGGTGAAGAATTGGTGAAACTGAAACAGAGGTTGGTTTCGCAGGTGCTTGAGATTGGGATTATTTTTCACTCTGTGATAATCGGAGTTACCATGGGAATGTCTCAGAACGTTTGCACTATTCGACCTCTCGTAGCTGCTTTGGCATTTCATCAAATATTTGAAGGCATGGGTCTCGGTGGATGCGTCGCTCAG GCTGGATTTAGCTTTGGAACAACTGCGTACATGTGTTTGATGTTTGCAGTGACAACACCCATGGGGATAATGTTGGGGATAACATTGTTCTCACTGACAGGTTACGATGATAGCAATCCAAATGCTTTAATTCTGGAAGGGCTACTGGGTTCAGTTTCATCTGGAATACTAATTTACATGGCCTTGGTTGATCTTATAGCAGTTGACTTTTTTCATAACAAGCTTATGAACTCTACTACTTGGTTGAAGAAAATATCTTTTGTTGCTTTGACTCTTGGTTCTGCTGCAATGTCTATCCTTGCCCTATGGGCTTGA